One Candidatus Zixiibacteriota bacterium genomic window, GAAGGAGCCATTATATCGTCAACCATGACCCCTTCGATATCCTCTATTTCCGCTGTTATCTTGTAGATACGATTGAGGATTTCGGGGGTAAAGGCTGACGTGTTTGACACGACCCCGACAGCCAGGAAATCGCTGATGCCGAAGGTTTCTTTCATTTCATGTTCAAACACCCGGACGGGCTCATCGGCGGCCAGCATGTTTTCCGGATCGGTGTCGATCTTGATCTTCGGAAACTGTGTGGCAAAGAACGCCGTAATGACCACGGCAATACCGATTACCCACCAGGGATGTTTGATTGCGAAATTAGTAAGTCCTTGCTTCATGCTAACACCTCGTTTAAGCTTTTTTGAAAACACTTTAACCGATTAGATAGGCTGAAGCTAAAAACGATTCAAAACGGCGCTAAAAAGATAGTTCGCTGACATAAGATATTGTCGTTCAATCTATTAAAAATCGGGTCCGGCGGCCCATTTTAGCTCCGATAGCAAGATTCTGACGGTAATGGCGTCTTTCTGATTACAGCAGGATCGGGTTTCGGTCGCTCTCATTGTGCCGTTTAGTAGCGCTTCACCAACCGAACCCCGACCTGTTTTTTTCGTAGATAAAACCACCTTCATGTTCACCGGGAGATATAGGCCGGTCCGGGTAAGTACGACCGGAGCTGACATAATATATGAACTACAATGATGCTGATATCGCCGGTATCGTCCTCGACGGCGTGCCCGGATTTATCGATATATTCGAGCGGGAGCCAGTCAGACAGGACGACCGGCGATCTGAAATAATCCCGGCGGGAGGTCCGATATCGTTCGCAAACGGGCGGTCGGATACCGGACGAACTCCAGGCTCGGAGGTTGTTGAAAAAGTCTTACGCGCGGATATTCTGCAAACTACACCCATAATGGCGGGCGACACAAGGCCGCCCGCTACGCGAGGTTAGGATTCTTTAACGCGTAGCGGCGGGGCTTGTCTCCGCCGTAAAAGAGGTTTTTCAACACTCTACTTCGGAAAGAGGTGCGATCAACCGTGAGTCTCCTGCTAAGATTGTCCATCATGTTGCTGTTGATTCTGGCCGCGAGTCTCGCGACAGCCGGTGATGATAGCTGCTGCGCAATTCATCGTATCACGCCGGAAGCGGGGGACGCTTTCTACTGGCCCTATTACCTATATGTCCCGTCCGATCCTCTCAATGGCTTTGACAGCGCCGCGATACTAGTCGAACCGAATAACACCGGCTATATCGACGACGATTTCCGCGTGCATGATTCCGCTTCGTTTCGAAGAATTCGCCTCGATCGCGACCGGGCCGACAAGTGGGGAATGATCCTGCTTCGCCCCTGCTTCCCTCGCCCCAAAACCGACTGGCAAATCTACACTCAGGCGCTTGATCGCGATGTTCTCACCTGTGACGACACAACACTTGCCCGCCTCGATATACAGTTGCAGGCCATGATCGCCGACGCCCGCAAACGGCTGGTCAGCGACTCTATCCCGGTGTGCGACAAAGTGCTTATGTACGGCTTCTCCGCCGCCGGTATGTTCGTGAATCGCTTCGTGCTGCTGCATCCTCAGACTGTGGCGGCAGCGGCGATCGGCTCTCCCGGCGGCTGGCCAATTGCCCCGATTACGGAATACGAGGGGAAGTTGCTCCGCTTTCCGGTTGGCCGGGCCGATCTTGATTCCCTTACCGGACAGCCGTTCGATCTGCTACAATATCGCCAGGTACCACAACTGCTTTTCTTCGGCGATCAGGACGACAACGACGCCGTGATGTACGACGACGGCTTCGACGAGCAGGATCGCGAGTTGGTCCTGGCCCTGTTCGGTCCAACGCCAATCGCGCGCTGGGACAAGGCCCGTAATATCTACACCGAAGTCGGGTGTCACGCTGAATTCCGGCTCTATCCTGGTGTCGGTCATGAAGTCAATTCGGCTATGTGGAAGGATATCGGGGCGTTCTTAGGCGACCATCGTCCCGGTTCAAACAACAACACGGACTAGCGTTAAAATCTCGGACGTCTCCCCTGCCGACCGGTTTCACTTTTTTTCGATGTGATTGACTTCTACGCTCATCTGACGTATACACTTAAATACCAACCCAAAAAGTACATAATTATCGCAGAGAAGGAGTAACATAATGGCTGAAAACAAATACCCCCACGGGACTTTCTGCTGGTACGAGGCTGTCTCGACCGATGTCCCCGCCTCAACCAGGTTTTACACCGAACTGCTGGGCTGGCAGGCTGAGCGGAAAGATTCCGAGACCATGGAATATACCGTTTTCAAGGCAGGTAATACCGTGGCTGCCGGATTAATGGCCATGCCGCCGGACG contains:
- a CDS encoding VOC family protein, which encodes MAENKYPHGTFCWYEAVSTDVPASTRFYTELLGWQAERKDSETMEYTVFKAGNTVAAGLMAMPPDATAVPSHWMGYIAVDNVDELAERSEKLGGKIIHGPADIPKVGRFLIIQDPTGAVVTLITMVSK